CAGGGCCTTCTGCCTTCAAAATGCCCAGCGCTCCCTTGTTGAATGTGCGAAAGATCGAGTGATCGACGATGACATAGTTGCCGGGTACATCCATCTTGAAGTCGACGATCGCAGAGCCGCCAGCAGGTACGAGTGTGGTCTGAACGTTCTTCTGGTTCTTTTCTGTGCCACCTTCGGTATAGACCTGATCGAATATTTCACCGATCACGTGAAACGACGATACCAGATTCGGTCCGCCATTGCCGACGTAGAGGCGCACAGTTTCACCGACTTTGGTTTTCAGTGCCTTGTCGCCGGTCATAGAGCCGACCGATCCGTTAAATACAACATATTCAGGTCTCTCATCGAGAGCCTTATTCATGTCGAAAGGCTGCAGGCCTGTCTGGCCGTTCTTACCCTTGGTGTAGAATTCTGACTGCATCACATAGAATTCTTTGTCGACTTTGGGCAATCCACCTTTGGGTTCGACGAGAATGAGGCCGTACATTCCATTGGCGATGTGCATACCGACCGGGGCTGTCGCGCAGTGGTAGACATAGAGCCCCGGATTGATAGCCTTGAACGAGAACTTTGAGCTATGGCCAGGTGATGTCAGCGACGCCGCGGCGCCGCCACCCGGGCCTGTGACAGCGTGCAGGTCGATATTGTGTGGCATTTTGCTCGTGGGGTGGTTAGACAGCGTGAATTCAACATCGTCGCCTTCGCGCACCCGAATCATCGGGCCGGGAACCGTGCCGCCGAATGTCCAGAAGGTGTATTCGACACCATCGGCGAGCCTGCCCTTCAGCTCTTTGGTCTCGAGTTCGACAATGACCTTGGCATTACCGCTGCGGTCGATGCGCGGTGGCACTTCGGGTGCATGCGTCAATACAGCCTTTTCGGTCTTTGTGCCGCAGGCAAGAAACATGGGAGCCAGTAGAGCCAGAGCTATTAATGCGGCTCCCCGGTGTAATGTGTGTTTTGTGGTTTTCATAAATCCTCCTGAACTTCGCATTAATTATAGACCAATTTATCCTTAATGTCTTTGACTTGAATCAAGACTATGCTCAAATATTTGTGTTCGGCGGGCTGGTTAACGCAATCATGGTGGTGTTCACTATGAATTCGATCGATTTCACAGGCCTGTCTGGGCCCAGCGCAGAAAAGCTGCGCGAACTGGCCCACTACCGCCGTTTCAGCCGCAATGAGGCGGTCTTTCGCGAGGGCGACCGCTATACTGGCCCTTACCTCGTCGCCGAAGGACAATTCAAAATATTCATGCTCGGTGACGAAGGCAAAGAGTCGATTATGCATATTTTTCGCGTCGGCGAGTTGATCGCAGGGGGCCCGATGCTTCTTGGGGGTGCCGGATATCCGGCGTATTGCTCAGCGCTGTCTGACGGGTGCCTGATCGCCTTTGAATATGATCGTCTGAAGAAACTCATCGTGACCGACGAAGTCATCAATACTTTTTTCGTGAGCAAGAGCGTGATGCTGATTCCGCGCTTGAAAGAGAAGATCGAAAATTTGACCCTTAAGAACGCCGAGGGCCGTATCTATGCATACCTCAAGTCGCTGGGTGCCGATAAGGGGCCGATTGAACTCGACGTGCCGAAGAACCAAATTGCGGCGCTGCTCGACCTGACGCCCGAATCGGTGAGCAGGGTGTGCAACCAACTCGTCGCCAAAGGGTTACTCGAAACGAACGGCAAGACATACCGCCTGCGCGAACAATAATGGGGGGATTCATGCCGAAACGATTCGGCTAAACTGCAGCAGGTTTTTCGTCAATTTCTGACAAGAGTCTCGTGTAAACCCCTTCTATCTCTTCTGCCGAGAACAAATGCTGCTTCTTTTTTTCGACCCCAAAGCCTGAGAGTACAAAGTGGCGCTCGGCGACAACGCCATGGCGGGCGAGGCAGTGTGCAACGCACTTGAGGGCGCAACCATCGAGCGCGATAATCGGCCTGCCACTTTTCGCGGTGCGTACGAGTGGCTGCACACCCCCCCCGACACCGGCGATGCACGACATCTCGGCGCGGCCTTCGCGGTCGAGGCGGAGCGCAATGGAGTTCGCCATCTGTGCGGCCGACGAGCAGCCTGAACACGAGTAGACTAGCGGTAGCTCAGGCTGCATGCGGTCTCCGCGCGAGCAGAAAGAGTGTTGCCGTAAAAAGAATGAGTGCATTCGCCTGGTGCAGGGCGCCCAGCGAAACGGGGACTGCCTTCAGCAGGGTGAAAACCCCGAGCAGAAACTGCAGCAAATATGCCATGACGATCCACGCCAGCGGGTGATTTAGCGACACATTCTTGCGTTCGCGCCAAAGCTGCCAGAAAAAGAAAACTCCCAGTCCGTAAGCGAAGTTACGGTGTAAGAACTGCACCATGATTGGGTTGTCAGAAAAATTCGACAGCACCGGGGAAAATCCCAGCGCACCCTGCGGAAAATACTGCCCGTTCATGAGTGGAAACGTGTTATACATCTTTCCCGCCTTCAGCCCGGCCACGAGTGCCCCGCTTGCCATCATGACGAAGACCAGAATCACATTGGCCCAGGCGAATGCCCGTGAGCCCTGAACGCGGGGGCGCGTTTCGAGGCTCCAGGCAGTCATCAGCATCAGCGCATAGATCAGCACTGCGGTCATGAGGTGGCTTGTGAGGCGCAGGTGGCTGACGTGCGGGTCGTTCACGAGCCCACTTTTTACCATGTACCAACCGAGAACCCCCTGAAAACCACCGAGAGCGAAGATGACACCTAGCCTGAGCGCCAGTGGACGATCGATGCGTTTGCGCACGAGAAACCAGAGAAACGGCAGAAGAAAAATAACACCGACCAGCCGGGCGAAGATGCGATGGATGAACTCCCACCAGAAAATATTCTTGAACTCGGGCAGCGTCATGGTGTGGTTCACGAGCCGGTACTCGGGTGTTGCCTTGTATTTTTCAAATTCAGCCTGCCACTCGGTTTCACCGATGGGCGGCACAACTCCGCTTACCGGCTTCCATTCGACGATTGAGAGACCAGATCGCGTCAGCCGGGTGATGCCACCGATGACCACAATCGCAAAAACGACTGCAGCGCAGATATAGAGCCAGGCGGTTACAGGGCGAAGCGCAGCGCTACCTGTCACGCGCATCGTCGATGATCCTTCTTATGGAGCGCCATTCTTCAGGCATTTTTTCGCTTTCGGGCAAGAGCACGGTCTTGTCGCTGTCATCTGCCATATCGCGCCGGTGGATAATCCCTTCGCTTTCAGCGGAAAAACGGCTCAATGGCCGCAGCACCCACCACCAAACGGGTACGAGCAGGCCCAGCATGCAGACCACAAGCAGGCCAAAATTTTCCCAAAAAAGATCGAGGGTAAAGTAGCTGATGCGTGACTCACTCAGCGCGCTCAGGGGCAGACGCCTGATTGCCAGGCCGACAGGTTGACCGAGCGCAATCGCCTTGTTGTCGGCGCCCACGTGGCATGTCTGGCAGATTGGCTGTGCTTTCAGCGGGTAAGCGTATTCAATGAACTGGTCGGTTTGCCGAAAGGCTGCCTGCGCGCTCTGTAAGACCCTTCTCTCAAAATCATTCTGTGGCACACGGTCTTTGCGCACGCCAAACTGGCTGTTCAAAAAATCGCTGCGCCTGAGTTCAATCGGAATCGTTTTGTCGGCGCTGATAGCGTAAAGCGCCCGGCGCACATAATCTTGATCGCCGTTGGCGGCAGTTACCACAACCCCGATAATCTTTTCGAAAGCGACCATGTCACGGTGAATCTGTTCTTCTACGCTGAGGCGCGTGAATCGCTCGGCGGCTGGCAGAAAGTAGAACTTGATGAAGAGCGAGGCCAGGGTGAGCACAGCCGTGACGGCGATCCATAAGCGTGTCGAGATTTTCATGCTGTTTTGTTGCTCCCTGTGTCATCTTCTTCGTCTTTGAACCCGCCCCCAATCCAGAAAGCGCCAAAGATCAGTGTGACCACCGAGCCAAAAAATAGTACGGAGAGAAAACTCATCGCCATCAGCGCCGAAAACATGTTGCGCGCACGGCGCATGCCGTATTCAAACTCCGTTTCTCCCGGCTTTTTTTCGCCTGTCCAGCCGCAGAATTCCTGCAGAGAAGAATAGCTGATGATTTCACCTCGGGTCTTGGCGCGCATCTCAAAGAAGAAATCCTTTATGCCGTTGGCGGCACTCAGCGCCCAGAGACCGATCAAAATGGCCATAAACGTGCCCTTGTTTCGTCTGATCATAGGCTCTTTTTTACCTCGTCGAAGAAGCGCGCCTTGTTGTTGTCGAGACCCCGAAATTCGCGCGTGACGCGTCCTTTGCGGTCGGTCACGATAAAGACATTGCTATGCGCATACACCAGCTTGCCGTCTATCGTCTTGTTGTACTGCAAGGCATAGGTGTCGGCAAGGCGCCGAATGGTTTCGGCATCGCTCGTCAGCACCCGCCATTGATTGCCCGTAACGTGGTATCTGGTAAGAAAGTCTTTCAGCTGCTCGGGGTTGGCGCGGTGGTCTTCAAAGGTGAAAATAAGAAACAGGCCATCTTTGGCAAACTCAGGAGTGTCATTGTGAAATAGCCGCAGGTCATTCATAATCAGCGGGCATGACATGCCGCAATCTTTGAATACGAAGGTGGAAATGGTGTTGCGGTTTGCGAAATCACTCAGGCGAACCTGTTTGCCTTCTTGATCGATAAAGGTGCCTTCGAACTGCAGCAGGTTTGCGCGCTGGGGTTTCAGTTTGTCCTGCCAGAAGTCGCGGGGGCGATCGGCAGACATCGAATACCAGGCGATGTAGGCCGAGGCCACCATCAGCGAAGCAGCGATGCCGCGCAATATCCAGAGGCGTGTTGCCTTAGCGTCTTGCATTGCGGCCCCTCATGAAGGTGACGATTTCTGCCTGATGCTGCAGCGCATCGGCTGCAATATCGGCATAGTTTGGTTTAAGGCTCTTT
The sequence above is a segment of the Turneriella parva DSM 21527 genome. Coding sequences within it:
- a CDS encoding Crp/Fnr family transcriptional regulator — encoded protein: MNSIDFTGLSGPSAEKLRELAHYRRFSRNEAVFREGDRYTGPYLVAEGQFKIFMLGDEGKESIMHIFRVGELIAGGPMLLGGAGYPAYCSALSDGCLIAFEYDRLKKLIVTDEVINTFFVSKSVMLIPRLKEKIENLTLKNAEGRIYAYLKSLGADKGPIELDVPKNQIAALLDLTPESVSRVCNQLVAKGLLETNGKTYRLREQ
- a CDS encoding SCO family protein is translated as MQDAKATRLWILRGIAASLMVASAYIAWYSMSADRPRDFWQDKLKPQRANLLQFEGTFIDQEGKQVRLSDFANRNTISTFVFKDCGMSCPLIMNDLRLFHNDTPEFAKDGLFLIFTFEDHRANPEQLKDFLTRYHVTGNQWRVLTSDAETIRRLADTYALQYNKTIDGKLVYAHSNVFIVTDRKGRVTREFRGLDNNKARFFDEVKKSL
- a CDS encoding COX15/CtaA family protein, with protein sequence MTGSAALRPVTAWLYICAAVVFAIVVIGGITRLTRSGLSIVEWKPVSGVVPPIGETEWQAEFEKYKATPEYRLVNHTMTLPEFKNIFWWEFIHRIFARLVGVIFLLPFLWFLVRKRIDRPLALRLGVIFALGGFQGVLGWYMVKSGLVNDPHVSHLRLTSHLMTAVLIYALMLMTAWSLETRPRVQGSRAFAWANVILVFVMMASGALVAGLKAGKMYNTFPLMNGQYFPQGALGFSPVLSNFSDNPIMVQFLHRNFAYGLGVFFFWQLWRERKNVSLNHPLAWIVMAYLLQFLLGVFTLLKAVPVSLGALHQANALILFTATLFLLARRPHAA
- the nirK gene encoding copper-containing nitrite reductase: MKTTKHTLHRGAALIALALLAPMFLACGTKTEKAVLTHAPEVPPRIDRSGNAKVIVELETKELKGRLADGVEYTFWTFGGTVPGPMIRVREGDDVEFTLSNHPTSKMPHNIDLHAVTGPGGGAAASLTSPGHSSKFSFKAINPGLYVYHCATAPVGMHIANGMYGLILVEPKGGLPKVDKEFYVMQSEFYTKGKNGQTGLQPFDMNKALDERPEYVVFNGSVGSMTGDKALKTKVGETVRLYVGNGGPNLVSSFHVIGEIFDQVYTEGGTEKNQKNVQTTLVPAGGSAIVDFKMDVPGNYVIVDHSIFRTFNKGALGILKAEGPENAAIYSGKQADTVYLGEGGATQTMPAEKATQAVAKSKEERIAEGKRIYGTTCQACHMNEGQGVPKAFPPLAKSDYLNADKVRAIRVLLEGKSGPIVVNKEKYDSVMPALGLSDEDVANVLTFVLNAWGNSGGVVTPQEVAAQRSVH
- a CDS encoding putative zinc-binding protein, encoding MQPELPLVYSCSGCSSAAQMANSIALRLDREGRAEMSCIAGVGGGVQPLVRTAKSGRPIIALDGCALKCVAHCLARHGVVAERHFVLSGFGVEKKKQHLFSAEEIEGVYTRLLSEIDEKPAAV